Proteins encoded in a region of the Phoenix dactylifera cultivar Barhee BC4 chromosome 3, palm_55x_up_171113_PBpolish2nd_filt_p, whole genome shotgun sequence genome:
- the LOC103707038 gene encoding probable calcium-binding protein CML36 encodes MKIICLQPPFFVSSKKKSRSITRSKASSFGSNAASSSDETQSTPKSVLPPSPRRRVAKSASIGGGEECWSSSSTDHSPAEREGEDRVTRRELEVVLRRLGPDPPTEEEVAAMLAEADRGGDGSIRLQEIVALGSAFGPPVAPELRETFAVFDVDGDGKISAEELLAMFVTLGDERCTLEDCRRMIGVVDSDCDGFVCFEDFVRMMHGQR; translated from the coding sequence ATGAAGATCATTTGCCTTCAGCCGCCCTTCTTCGTCTCGTCGAAGAAGAAATCCCGCTCCATCACCCGATCCAAGGCTTCCTCCTTCGGATCCAACGCCGCTTCCTCCTCCGACGAAACCCAGTCCACCCCCAAATCCGTCCTCCCCCCGTCTCCACGCCGCCGCGTGGCCAAATCGGCCTCCATCGGCGGCGGCGAAGAGTGCTGGTCCTCGTCGTCGACGGACCACTCTCCggcagagagggagggggaggacaGGGTCACGCGGCGGGAGCTGGAGGTCGTTCTCCGGCGGCTGGggccggacccgccgacggagGAGGAAGTGGCGGCGATGCTCGCCGAGGCGGACCGCGGCGGCGACGGGAGCATCCGGCTGCAGGAGATCGTGGCGCTGGGCTCGGCCTTCGGGCCCCCCGTCGCGCCGGAGCTCCGGGAGACGTTCGCCGTCTTCGACGTCGACGGCGACGGTAAGATCTCCGCTGAGGAGCTGCTCGCGATGTTCGTCACCCTCGGCGACGAGCGGTGTACGCTGGAGGATTGCCGCCGTATGATCGGCGTCGTCGATTCGGACTGCGATGGCTTCGTCTGCTTCGAGGATTTCGTTCGCATGATGCACGGCCAGAGATAG